The Campylobacter concisus genome contains the following window.
AGCTTACTTTGCCGATGATGTGACTTTTGCTAAAAAACATTACTGCTGCAAATGCCGTAAGTATAAGGCCGATGCCAACAGGTAGACCACTTTGTGCAAAGCTAACGTTGCTACCAGCTTTGTCGTAGTAAATTTCAAAGGCTGATGTCATAGTGTAGCTTTGAAGGCCGTTAAAGCCGTACGCGTAGGTGATGATGAGAATCACCGCAAAAAGCGAAGCTAGCCATTTTATGCCAAGACCATTTTTGATGTAATAAGCTGGACCGCCTTTAAACCCAAAAACGTCTTTTGTCTTATAAATTTGTGCAAGTGTGCTCTCTATAAAAGCCGAAGCTGATCCTAAAAAAGCCATCAAACACATCCAAAAAAGAGCACCAGGACCGCCTGCGGCGATAGCAGCTGAAATTCCAGCGATATTGCCTATGCCAACGCGCGAAGCAGTCGAGATCATAAGTGCTTGAAATGGCGTTAAATGGTGCTTATTATACTTGTCCTTTTTTTCTACTAAGACTCTGCAAGCCTCAAAAAACATCCTAAACTGCACAAAACGAGTCAAATAACTAAAATAAATTCCCGTAGCCACAAGAATAATGACTAAAAAATATCCATATAAAAAGTCGTTGGCTACGTCCATTTTGCCGTTTAAAAAATTTAAGAAACTATCAAGCACCATCTACCCTTTCAAATTTATTTTGATTTGAATTTTACGCCCTTCATTGAATTTAATAAAAGCCAAATCGTTGTGCCATTATGAAGCATGGCAGTTGCTATTGGATTTAACATGCCAAGTGTTGCTGCACTTAGTATAGCTGTGTTTACGCCAACGGTTGAGCGGAAATTTGAGCTAATTAAATCCATTGTTTTATTTGCTAGCTCTTTTACAAGAGCTACGCTCATGATATCGTCTTTTAAAAGACTTATATCAGCCGTCGCTTTAGCTATATCAGCACCTTTGTGCATGCTTATACCCACATTTGCCTTAGTTAGGCTTGGAGCATCATTTATGCCATCTCCCACAAAGGCTACTTTTTTGCCCTCGCTCTTTAGCTCTTCGATGATAGCTGCTTTATCTGTTGGTAAGCACTCCGCATAGACCCTATCAAGTCCTAGCTCGCGTGCCACCTCTTCAGCCTTGCTTTTGATGTCACCACTTAGCATGACGACCTCTTTTACGCCAAGGCTTCTTAGCTTTTTAACCATATCTTTTGCATTTTCTCTCATATCATCTTTCATAGCGATGACGCCGACTAGCTCTTTGTCGTATCCAACGTAGAGTAAAGTTAAGCCACTATTTAATGCTTTACTTATTAAAGCTTCATGAGCCTTAAAGCTTATCATCTCGTCATCTTCTAAAAAGTGTCTACTGCCGATAACTACCTCTTTGCCGTGCATCGCAGTTTTTACGCCATGAGCTACGATAAATTCAACTTCATCGTGATGAATATGGTGGAAACCACGCTTGTTTGCAGCTTCAACTATTGCTTCAGCTACTGGATGAAAGTAGTGCTCCTCGGCACTTGCAGTTAAATTTAATATATCATTTTGAGAAAAGCCCTCTTTAAATGAGTAAATTTCAACTACACTTAGGCGTCCATGTGTCAGAGTGCCAGTTTTGTCAAATACAAAAGTATCAACTGAGCTTAGAGCCTCGATCGCCTTTGCGCCTTTTACAAGAATGCCATTTCTGCCTGCTTTTGAGATACTTGATTTAAAAGCAACTGGTGTAGCAAGCTTTAATGCGCAAGAGTAGTCCGCTTGAAGTACACTAGCAACGCTATTCATATTTTTATTTATAATGTATGAAAGTCCAGCAAGCGAGAGCGTAACAGGCACAAGTTTATCAGCTAGTTTTAATGCTTTTACGCCAATGGCTGATTTTTCATTGAGTGAAGTTTGTATGTACTCTTTGATCCTAGCTGTTGCTGTATCACTACCTACATTTTCAGCCCAAATTTTTATCCTACCTTCATCAACCACGGTGCCACTTATAACACGGTCACCTCTAGCTTTTGGTATAGGTTCAGCCTCTCCGGTCATTGAGACTTGATTTACATCGGCGTTACCTTCAACGATATAACCATCAACGCCTATCGTCTCACCAGCTCCAACTACTACGATGTCGCCCTTTTTTAAATTTTCGGTTTTTACTTTTTCAAGCGTCTTTTCACCATTTAAATTTCTCTCGACCCAGACTTCTTCGATATTTGGTTTTGCTAGCTCTTTGATGAGATCATCACTTCTGTGGCTAGCACTTTCTTCCATATATTCGCCGATATTTATCATCAAATTTGTGCTATTTGCTGCTAAATGATCGCCCATTGCTAGGCTAGTACCAATGGCAGTTGCCTCAAGTACTTTTGAAGTGACGCCCTCATGCCTTAGCTCTTTTGCACCTTCTATTAGATTTGGAGCTGTGGCGTAAAGAGTCACGGCTGATTTTAGAGTTTTGTTACTCATAAATGGCGTTATGCCAAGTGCAGCAGCAGCCTTATAGATATTTGCCTTGCTTGGCAAATTTGGATCTTTTGCCTTTGTTGGAAATTCATAGCTCTTGATAAAGTTTAAAATTTTATCGTAGTTTTTATCGTATTCAACGATAATGCTTTTTGCGTATTTATTTACACGAACACTTAGTGCATCAGTTCGCTCTGAGATCGCAGCCTCGATAGCGCTGACGTCGCTTCTAGCGTTTAGGCTCTCGCAAATAAACCTCGCTCTATTTTTACTCTTGTGAGCTAGAGTGATCTTATTTTTGTGAGTCAAGTTCTGCTTTGACATCTTCAAAACGCTCTTTTAGTTCTTCTATGCCAGCATTTATAAGCTCGCCACCTTTGATAATCGCTTTAAATACGCACTCTTGCGCTTTTGGATTAGTCAGTACATAAGCTGCGATACCACCTAAAACTAGACCTTTTACAAAGCCAGCAGCATTAAAATTTTCAGGTACAAATGGTAAATTTTGAGCTGCATTGTTTATTGCATTATCGATTGCGCTTGGCTGAGTAGCTGCTGCATTGTTAGCCGCAGTTTCACTTGTTACGTTTTCTTCATTGATGTAAGGGTTATTCATTATTTACTCTCCAATTTTATTAGTTTTTCTGCTATCAAAAGACCGCCGATGCCAGCTGCTGTAAAAGCTGCTGCATT
Protein-coding sequences here:
- a CDS encoding heavy metal translocating P-type ATPase, with protein sequence MTHKNKITLAHKSKNRARFICESLNARSDVSAIEAAISERTDALSVRVNKYAKSIIVEYDKNYDKILNFIKSYEFPTKAKDPNLPSKANIYKAAAALGITPFMSNKTLKSAVTLYATAPNLIEGAKELRHEGVTSKVLEATAIGTSLAMGDHLAANSTNLMINIGEYMEESASHRSDDLIKELAKPNIEEVWVERNLNGEKTLEKVKTENLKKGDIVVVGAGETIGVDGYIVEGNADVNQVSMTGEAEPIPKARGDRVISGTVVDEGRIKIWAENVGSDTATARIKEYIQTSLNEKSAIGVKALKLADKLVPVTLSLAGLSYIINKNMNSVASVLQADYSCALKLATPVAFKSSISKAGRNGILVKGAKAIEALSSVDTFVFDKTGTLTHGRLSVVEIYSFKEGFSQNDILNLTASAEEHYFHPVAEAIVEAANKRGFHHIHHDEVEFIVAHGVKTAMHGKEVVIGSRHFLEDDEMISFKAHEALISKALNSGLTLLYVGYDKELVGVIAMKDDMRENAKDMVKKLRSLGVKEVVMLSGDIKSKAEEVARELGLDRVYAECLPTDKAAIIEELKSEGKKVAFVGDGINDAPSLTKANVGISMHKGADIAKATADISLLKDDIMSVALVKELANKTMDLISSNFRSTVGVNTAILSAATLGMLNPIATAMLHNGTTIWLLLNSMKGVKFKSK
- a CDS encoding oxidoreductase, which codes for MNNPYINEENVTSETAANNAAATQPSAIDNAINNAAQNLPFVPENFNAAGFVKGLVLGGIAAYVLTNPKAQECVFKAIIKGGELINAGIEELKERFEDVKAELDSQK